The Ignavibacteria bacterium genome contains the following window.
ATCAAACTGATGAACTAAATAAGATATATATGGTTCGGTTATAACAGGAATAAAAGGTAATTCTTCTATTCTATAAAAATTCGAGATTTCAACAAGGTTAGTTTTTATTTGATTTGGCTCATCAAACTCGGTAATATCAAAATCCAGATCAGCTGTTTTTCCACCATTAATTTCTTTAGTTGAAAAAACAAATTGATTTTCAGAACTCGGGACAGAAATAAAATTCAAAATTTTTATTTTGCCACCCTGTCTTTCAACACAAGCTACTTTAATCTCAAAACCATCTTGAAATACCGAACAATATTTTTTCATAGCAGCCCTCTTTTTTTAAATAAAAATAAAACTCGGAAAATCCCGAAAAGGAATTTCCGAGTTGTAAATGAAATCAAATCAATTGTTAATCGTAACAGTAATATTATCTGGCGTCACTACTGCGGTTGCTTTAACTTTATTTTTACCATCATTACCAGTTTCATTACCAGTACCAACTATGGTGACAACAGTCGCACCAACTGTTGCAGTATAAGTACCATTACCCGTAGTTGTTAAAGATGGTGGGATGGTGAAACCTGTAAATGAATTGCCTCCACCACCAAGCGCAGTTGGTTTTCTATAATATTGTTGTGCGAATGCACCAATATTGTTCAAATCTGCAATGACAGCATCTCTATTAGCGCTTTGTGCACTTGTAGAGGCAAGATTGATTCCCACTACTATAGCAATACCGACAATAATGACTCCGATTACGATTAATAATAATTGTTGTTGACCCATTTTTTAACTCCTTTCTTTTATTTTGACTTTATTAATTCACGCATAAAAATGTATTGCAGTAAATATGCCAAACAGTAAAATTACTGTAGTTGATAAAAAATTTTGAAATATGATTTGATTTTTAAGAAATGATTAAGAATGATTTGAAAGCAGTTTTCGAGGAAATGAAAAAATTACAAGTAAAAAAGTAAAACTGTAAAAAGTTCAGTGATTATTCGGATTTATATTTTTTTGGATATTCAAAAAATTGAAGTGTACCAGTTCCACTTTTAATATTTGCCCAGCTGTCTAAATCTAAATCAATTCCAACAATTGCACAGGTTGGAAGCTCATAATCAAAATCATATAAAAGGAAATGTGTGAGGTCAGTTAATCCTGGATTATGACCAACAATTGCAATAGTGTTTAAGTCATCATTTAACTTCTTTATAAAATTCAATATACTTCTTCGTGAAGCATTATATAATTCATCTGTATATTCAATTAAATTTTCGGGCAATTTTAATTCGGTAGAAAATATTTCTGCGGTCATTTTTGCTCTTAGAGCTGAGCTTGAAAAAAGTTTATCAATCTTAAAATTATAATTCTTTAATACATTAGCCATTAAAGGTGCATCCTCTAAACCTCTTTTATTGAGTGGTCTTTCTTTATCGTCAAGGTCGGGATTATCCCAGCTGGATTTGGCGTGTCGGATTAATATTAATTTTTTCATAATTAACCATTTTAATTTTTGGCTATATCAGAAATTTTTCCATCAGTTTCAAGTAATCAATAAAATCTAAATTCATTATAATTGAGTATTATTATTTATCTTTCAATTAAGCTAAGGAGTAAAATATGAAGAGAGCACTCACACTTTTAATCCTATCAATTTTATTTTCCAATCTTTTTTCACAAACAAATCTTTCATATCAAACGAATTATAATCTGTTCCCTGCATCTCCAGGTTCATTAAGATTTGGACTAAACGGATTTGATAATCCAGCTTTATTGAACTATGTAAAAGAACCGGATTTATATTTTATCTGGAATACAAGCAATAAATCTTTTTTCAAAATGAATGATTATGGATTCTTTTCTGCTTTTAAAAATTTTAGTTTTGGTTTTTATTCAAATAATCTAATCGGATTAGGACGAATCAACAATTATAAACTGGCAGCATCAACTGGCAACAAAAGTTTCGGTATTGGTTTCGCTTATAATTGGAGATCAACTGATATAGCAAATCTTGAACTTAAAAACTTATTTACGATTTCGACTCTCTCAAGACCAAATAAATATTTTTCTTTAGGTTTAATTGGAAACTTTAATTCAAAATTTGAAGATTACGAGGGTGTAATAGATTTAGCAGTCAGACCACTTGGCAATGAAAAATTAACTTTATTTGCTGACTTTGTTCATCAAAATTTTTCAAACACTAAATCAGACAAATGGAGCTCAGGAATTATCATTGAACCATTTGAAGGTATTCAAATTATCGGAAGATACTTTGATACAAAATCGTTCTCTGCAGGCATTCAAATCAGTTTTGGTAGATTTAGTATTCTTCAGTCCAATGTATTTGATAAAAGTGGCAATGCAATAAATCAGATTCAGGGAATTCGCTTGGGCTCTTATGATAGAAATATCTTGAACAAAGTAATCAAAAAAGAAAAGACGCATCAAATTGACCTTAATGGACAAATTAAATATCAAAAATTTCAACTCTTTGATAACTCCAAAACTTTTTATGGTTTAATTGATCGCTTGAATAAAATAAAAGATGACAAAAGCATAACGACCATTGAAATTAATACTTCAGGAATCGCAGCATCAAGAGTTTTTTTGTGGGAACTCCGAGAGAAATTGCTAGAGCTGAAAAATTCCGGCAAAAAGATAACCATATTTATTGATAATGCGGATTTCAATTTATATCACTTCGCTTCAGTCGCTGATAAAATTGTGATGGATCCACTCGGACTAATAACTCTTGAAGGAATTCTGATGGGCCGAAATTATTATAAAGGAACACTTGAAAAACTTGGAATTGGCTTCGATGAATTACGATTTTTCAAATACAAATCTGCTGCAGAAACTTATTCAAGAGAGAAAATGTCTGATGCCGATCGAGAACAAAGACAATTAATTGTTGATAATCTTTATAATACAATCAAAGAAGATGTTGAATCATCAAGAGCAAACTTAAAACTTCCATTAGATTCTCTGGTAAATAATTATGTTTTGTTCACTTCAACTTCGGCATTAAACTATGGACTTGTTGATTCAATTGGACGATGGTATTCATTAAAAGATGGATCTGAGCTGGACAAAATTTTAAGAGTTGTAAAAGATAATACAATCGAATCAATGGTGACTAATGAAGATAATTATTGGGGCGAAAAGCCTAAGATTGCAATTGTCTATACGCTTGGTGCTTGCGCTATGGACGAAGGAATTAGAGCACGAAGTCTTATAAAAGATGTTGAAAAAATAGCTAAAGATAAGTCCATCAAAGCGGTTATTTTCAGAATAGATTCACCAGGTGGAGACGCTTTAGCTTCTGATGTAATTGCCGAAGGAATGAGGAAAATCAAAGGCAAGAAACCAGTCATTGTTTCTCAAGGTTTGGTCGCAGGTTCGGGAGGATACTGGCTCTCTATGTATGCTGATACAATTGTTTCAAATAAAAATACAATTACTGGTTCAATTGGAGTGATAGGAAGCTGGTTATATAACAAAAGCTTTAAAGAAAGTGCTGGGGTTTCAACTGACTATGTTAAGAGAGGAAATCACGCAGATGTGGGATTTGGAATGATCATTCCAATTCTTAATACCGTTCTTCCAGATCGAAAATTAACTAATGATGAACGTTCTAAAATTGAAATGATGATTAGAGAGATGTATGCAGAATTTGTGAACAAAGTCGCAAATGGCCGGAACAAATCTCCAGATGAAATTGAACAAATTGCTCAGGGACGAGTTTGGTCAGGAATTGATGCTAAAAAAATTGGTTTAGTTGATGTTTTAGGTGGACTGAGCGATGCAATTGAAATTGCTCGTGAAAAAGCAAATTTGAAAAAAGATGAGTTTCAAGTAGTCGAATTTCCAAAACCGCAATTATTTGATTTGAGTTTTGTTTTACCATTATCACTTCAATCAATTCAGAAGAATACACCTTTGATTGATTTTATAAATTTCAATTTGAAGAACAACGGTAAACCAATGATGCTAATGCCTTTTGAATATATTCCCGAGGACTACTTCTTGAAAGGATTTTAATTGCAATTTATAATCAAAAAATATGAATGGAGAGTATTACGCTAAAACGATAAAGCTATTCAATAATCCTGAATTCAAAAAAATAAAAAAGCAGGCAAAAGTGCCTGCTTTTAATTTTTAATGAATTAATCCTAATCGATTTTATAGTCAATATACTTATCAGGAATTTTATCAAATGAATTTTTATCTCTTACATAAAAATCAAACCATTCCATTGTTCGAATGGCATAGTCCAATCGAGATTGAGTTCGTGCATTGCCATGTCCTTCACCGGGATATAAAACTAATCTGACTGGTGCTTGATTTAATATTTTTAATGCTCTATACAATTCCATTGACTGCGTTACACTTACTCTCGGATCTTCTTTACCATGTAAAATTAAAATAGGCGTTTTGCAATTCGTCACATATTTCAATGGACTTCTATCCCAGACAAGATCAAAATTTTCCCATGACCAGATTCTCCAATGGACATAGTAATCTTCATAAGGAATATCTGTGGTTCCTCTTTTAGAGATTTGATTTGAAATTCCGACAAACATAACTGCCCCTGCGAAACGATCTGAATATTTTGTTGCAGCCCAGGCTGAGAAATAACCGCCATAACTTCCACCGCCGATTCCAACACGATCTTTATCCACTAATCCTTTATTGATCAGATAATCAATTCCATCAATAACATCGTCAAATTCTTTACCTCCTAAATCCATTTGACCCATTTTAGAAAATTCAACACCGCGGCCATTACTTGCACGATAGTTTGGCATAAAGACAAAATATCCACGTGCAGCAGCCATCTGTCCCCAACTACCATAGGAAGTTACCCACGCATTTTGATCTGCAGCTTCAGGCCCGCCGTGCACATTCACAATTAATGGATATCTTTTACCTTCTTCATAATTCAATGGATAGATCAAAACACCAGTAATTTCAAGTCCATCTCTTGCGTTATATCTTACTTCTTCCTGTCGGGCAAATTTAACTTTATCAAGCCAGGGATTTACATTTGTTAATCTTCTGAATTCACCTTTTTTATTAAACAAATAAATTTCATTTGGATAATTAAACTTGCTTAACACCAGGATAAAATTTCCAGAATTCTTATCAAAAATAGCTCGTCTGACAACAGTATTTGCTGGAGTAATTAATTTCCTCGATGGGGCATTAATATTTTGTTCACTCAAAGGCAAATAAACACCTTCTTCCGCTGTGAAAAGCAGAGTTTGATTATCTTTCCAGCCTACCCAATTTACAGTTCCTTCAAATTTATCAGAATAATTTTTCAGGTCGGTAAATTTTTTATTTTTATTTGGAACTTCAACTACAAACATACTGCTTGAAGCAGGATCGTAAATATCGACTGCTGAATTAAATACTAAATATTTATCATCTGGACTAAATTCGAAATTCCCCAATTTGCCGGGATTATCAATCAACAATTCTTTCTGGTTTGTTTCAAGATCAATTAAGTGAATTCGCTTAAACATATAAGAATCATCAACAAGATTTCTTGGAGCAATAGCAGCCGCAATGTATTTCCCTGTATTTGAAACCACAAAATCAAAAACTGTACAATCACTTGTGATTTGTTCGGACTTCTTTTTTTCTAAATCGTATTTGTAAAGATTGATATGCTGCCAGTCTTCTTCGTAAATGATCTGATTAAAACCTTTCCTTTGTAAATTTTTAATTTTATCTGGAACTGGACTTTGAGCAGTGTAATAAATCACCTTTCCGTTTGGATGATATTTAAATTGTAAAACACTCTCAGTTGTCTCAAATAATTTAAATTTTTCACCACCATCAACTGGAATTGCGTATACTTGAGTAGCTTTATCGTTTTCAAATCTTGCTGTAAAAACAATTAATTTACCATCCGGTGAGAATGTGATATTACCAATGCTTACTTTACCAGAAATAAATGGTTTTTGATTGCTCCCATCACTTTTCATTACATAAAGTTCTCGATAAGCAAATCCGGGTTCGTCATTAACATCTCTCGGAACAATTACTGTGTAAGCAATTAATCTTCCATCTGGTGATAAAACTACTTCACCAATAGATTTTATTTTTACCACATTGTATGGTGTGATAATTGTGTCAGTTTGCGAATAAGAAACTGAAAAAAAGAACAGTAGATAGATTAATTTTATAAAGATAAGATTTCTGATTTTCATAAGGCACCTCATTTTAGTTTAGAAATGATGATATTTCTTCCCTGACTTTATCTAGGTTACAATTAACTGAAAGATGTCCGCAGTTATCATCAAGAATTAAAGTTTTACAGTTTATAATTTTTGCAAATTCAAGAGAAGATGACGGATGAAGAATATGATCTTGCTTTGCAATTATCAGAAAGATTTCTGCTTTAATGTGGTTCTTTAAATCTTCCTTGGATGAAAATCCTTTAGAGATATCATGAGAAATCATTGCTCTTAATTGACAAAGATAGTCATAACTGTTCCAATATGAAGGTGCGTCTTTGTCAAAGCTCTTTAAAATTTCTGGAAATTTTTCTCTCGGATTATTTTCAACATACCAATCTGGAGTTCTGGCAACAAGCTGAGTAAGCATATTAATTGATTTGAAGATTTCCTTTTCACTCATTCCACAATTGTGGGCTGAAGTGATTAATTGTTCTCTTGTTGTCCACAAAAGCATATCGTAAGAGCTTGACCAGGGCGTTGGCACATAAGCAATAATTTTTTCAACAAAATCTGGATACATCACAGCAAATTGAAGTACCTGCATACTTCCCATCGAGCCACCAATAGCAGCATAAATTTTTTCAAAACCCAGAACCTCGTGAAGCAATTTATATTGAGTTGCTACTATATCTCTCATTGTAAATGAAGGGAATTTTTCATTTCGCTGTTTTGTACTGTTGGATGGTGAAGTCGAAATTCCATTGCCAAGTGCATCAACACAAACGATAAAATATTTTGAAGAATCTAAAAGTTTATCTTTTCCATCACCAATCAAATTACCTAACATTTGACTTGTTCCACCAAACCACGTTGAATATAAAATTACATTCGATTTATCACTATTTAATTTTCCAAAAGTCCTGAAACCAATTTTACAATCATAAATCACTTCTCCACTTTCAAGCTTAAAGTCACCAAGATCAGCAAATTGCTGTTGAGCTTGAAGATGAAGAATAGGAATAAACAAAAGATAGAAAAATAATTTTGTAATGCTCTTCATTTTAATTCTCATTATTTATGATATTTTTTCTCGCCAGCTTCAATTCGAAGATTAATAAAATCTTCATCTCTGGGAATTGCACAGGAATAAAGTGGTGTATAAGCGCAATAAGGATTATAAGCTTTATTAAAATCTAATGTATAAAGGAAATTCGGATCAGATGATTCTTCTTCAACATCAAGGTAACGTCCAACTTCGTAAGTTTCATCGCCAGTTGTTAGGTCACGAAACCAAACAGCAAGGTAATTTCTAAGATATTCTTTTCCCTCTTTGATCACACTTTCAGGATATTTATAAACATTTATCTTATAGGTTTTGCCTTTATAAGTGAATTGGAAATACCCGTATTTTATTTGCGTTCTTTTTTCACCTTTTGTACCAAGCACGATTACCGTTTCGGGGAATGCGTATTTATACAACTTCGATTTAAATACGAAATCCGGATTCACCTCGAAATACTTTAATCCTGAAAATTCGACAGAAGTATCTCGCTTAAAAGGTGAGTCAGGACTGAACCGAAATAATGAATCAATCTGCTTTCTATGATTTTCAATTTCCTGAAGATATTGTGGATCTATTGATTTTTTTGAACAAGATGTAAGGAAAACAAGAACAATTAAAAAAAATGTTAGCTCTCTCATATACTCTTTTTTGTTTTTTTGTAAAGCAAAGATAAATAGTTAAAAGAAATTTTTAAGCATTATAAACAAAAACTTGATTATAATTGACTTTAATTTCTCCCAAAAGACACTTTACCGTTAAACAATCACCATAAGCGAAAATTTTAACTTTTAAGAAATAATGGGAGAAAATTTGGTAGGAATTTTATCTCAGTGCGCCCGGAAGGATTCGAACCCTCAACCTTCTGATCCGTAGTCAGATGCTCTATCCAATTGAGCTACGGGCGCAAAATCTAAAGAATTAGCGCACCCGGAAGGACTCGAACCCTCAACCCTCAGATCCGAAGTCTGATGCTCTATCCAATTGAGCTACGGGTGCACAAACAAAAAATTTGAAATAACTATTTGACTTAATCCAGAACTGTAAAAAATTCGTTGCAAATATAACTATGGCATTATTCAGTTTCAATTAACAGAACTAAAAAAGTTTTATATTTAAATAACAAATCGAAAAAGAAAGATGAAACTAACACGACTTATAAAACCATCAATTTTACTATTGGTTTTCGTTTTCAGTTCTTGCAGTATTATAAACTATTTACTGGAATCCCCTCCGCCATCAAAAGAGGAGATATTATTGAAAGAACTTCGGGACTTTGTTCAGAACTCTTTATATAACATTAATTATAATTCTCTCAGATTGAGTCCTGAGGCTTATAAGTCTAAAAAAATTCGTGTTTTTGGGGTGATAGTAGAGGAATTCGAAAATGATTTTCTCCTTTTCACCAATCCATTTGAAGATAACGAGTATGGATTTTATAGAATTAGAATCGACTCACCACTTCCAAAGCAGGGAGAATTTCCTAAACCATTAAAGTATATTTCACGAGGAAGTGAAGTTAATGTTTTTGGTTATTATTCAGGATTGACTTCTATCGATCCGTCAAAAATTTCATCTGAAAGTAAAAGATTAAATCCGCATTTAGATTTTACAAGATTAAGAAACATACCCACAATCGAAGCGGTAGTAATTTACGATCGAGCTGATCAAAGATTTGAAAAACCTGTATGGATTTCACAAAAATTTATTAATCAATATTATAAATAACTCGAGGGATAAAATTGTTCTCAGAACGAGATTTATATTTTATGAAACAAGCGTTAAGAGAAGCAGAAAAAGCATTTGAAAAAAATGAGGTTCCTATTGGTGCTGTTGTAGTTTTTGAAGATAAAATAATTGGGCGAGGTTACAATCAAACAATTTCATTAAAAGACCCAACTGCTCATGCAGAGATAATTGCAATTACTTCGGCAGCAAATTATTTGCAAGATTACAGACTGGAAGGTTGTAAAATTTATGTAACTCTTGAACCGTGTCCAATGTGCGCAGGTGCAATCGTTAATGCTCGAATTAGTACGCTATATTTTTCTACATTCGATCCAAAAGCTGGTGCATGCGGAACATTATTTAACATTACCAATAACAAATCATTAAATCATCAGATAAAAACATATAGTGGTCTTCTTGAAAACGAAAGCAAAAGCCTTTTAAAAGCCTTCTTCGCAAATCTTCGAAATCTAAATTAAAATATTTTTGAGAGAGGAGCTAAATATAAAATCTATTTTCAAGATTGCTTCAGTTGAGTTTCAATTC
Protein-coding sequences here:
- a CDS encoding histidine phosphatase family protein; translated protein: MKKLILIRHAKSSWDNPDLDDKERPLNKRGLEDAPLMANVLKNYNFKIDKLFSSSALRAKMTAEIFSTELKLPENLIEYTDELYNASRRSILNFIKKLNDDLNTIAIVGHNPGLTDLTHFLLYDFDYELPTCAIVGIDLDLDSWANIKSGTGTLQFFEYPKKYKSE
- the sppA gene encoding signal peptide peptidase SppA, yielding MKRALTLLILSILFSNLFSQTNLSYQTNYNLFPASPGSLRFGLNGFDNPALLNYVKEPDLYFIWNTSNKSFFKMNDYGFFSAFKNFSFGFYSNNLIGLGRINNYKLAASTGNKSFGIGFAYNWRSTDIANLELKNLFTISTLSRPNKYFSLGLIGNFNSKFEDYEGVIDLAVRPLGNEKLTLFADFVHQNFSNTKSDKWSSGIIIEPFEGIQIIGRYFDTKSFSAGIQISFGRFSILQSNVFDKSGNAINQIQGIRLGSYDRNILNKVIKKEKTHQIDLNGQIKYQKFQLFDNSKTFYGLIDRLNKIKDDKSITTIEINTSGIAASRVFLWELREKLLELKNSGKKITIFIDNADFNLYHFASVADKIVMDPLGLITLEGILMGRNYYKGTLEKLGIGFDELRFFKYKSAAETYSREKMSDADREQRQLIVDNLYNTIKEDVESSRANLKLPLDSLVNNYVLFTSTSALNYGLVDSIGRWYSLKDGSELDKILRVVKDNTIESMVTNEDNYWGEKPKIAIVYTLGACAMDEGIRARSLIKDVEKIAKDKSIKAVIFRIDSPGGDALASDVIAEGMRKIKGKKPVIVSQGLVAGSGGYWLSMYADTIVSNKNTITGSIGVIGSWLYNKSFKESAGVSTDYVKRGNHADVGFGMIIPILNTVLPDRKLTNDERSKIEMMIREMYAEFVNKVANGRNKSPDEIEQIAQGRVWSGIDAKKIGLVDVLGGLSDAIEIAREKANLKKDEFQVVEFPKPQLFDLSFVLPLSLQSIQKNTPLIDFINFNLKNNGKPMMLMPFEYIPEDYFLKGF
- a CDS encoding S9 family peptidase; translation: MKIRNLIFIKLIYLLFFFSVSYSQTDTIITPYNVVKIKSIGEVVLSPDGRLIAYTVIVPRDVNDEPGFAYRELYVMKSDGSNQKPFISGKVSIGNITFSPDGKLIVFTARFENDKATQVYAIPVDGGEKFKLFETTESVLQFKYHPNGKVIYYTAQSPVPDKIKNLQRKGFNQIIYEEDWQHINLYKYDLEKKKSEQITSDCTVFDFVVSNTGKYIAAAIAPRNLVDDSYMFKRIHLIDLETNQKELLIDNPGKLGNFEFSPDDKYLVFNSAVDIYDPASSSMFVVEVPNKNKKFTDLKNYSDKFEGTVNWVGWKDNQTLLFTAEEGVYLPLSEQNINAPSRKLITPANTVVRRAIFDKNSGNFILVLSKFNYPNEIYLFNKKGEFRRLTNVNPWLDKVKFARQEEVRYNARDGLEITGVLIYPLNYEEGKRYPLIVNVHGGPEAADQNAWVTSYGSWGQMAAARGYFVFMPNYRASNGRGVEFSKMGQMDLGGKEFDDVIDGIDYLINKGLVDKDRVGIGGGSYGGYFSAWAATKYSDRFAGAVMFVGISNQISKRGTTDIPYEDYYVHWRIWSWENFDLVWDRSPLKYVTNCKTPILILHGKEDPRVSVTQSMELYRALKILNQAPVRLVLYPGEGHGNARTQSRLDYAIRTMEWFDFYVRDKNSFDKIPDKYIDYKID
- a CDS encoding alpha/beta fold hydrolase — protein: MKSITKLFFYLLFIPILHLQAQQQFADLGDFKLESGEVIYDCKIGFRTFGKLNSDKSNVILYSTWFGGTSQMLGNLIGDGKDKLLDSSKYFIVCVDALGNGISTSPSNSTKQRNEKFPSFTMRDIVATQYKLLHEVLGFEKIYAAIGGSMGSMQVLQFAVMYPDFVEKIIAYVPTPWSSSYDMLLWTTREQLITSAHNCGMSEKEIFKSINMLTQLVARTPDWYVENNPREKFPEILKSFDKDAPSYWNSYDYLCQLRAMISHDISKGFSSKEDLKNHIKAEIFLIIAKQDHILHPSSSLEFAKIINCKTLILDDNCGHLSVNCNLDKVREEISSFLN
- a CDS encoding DUF1684 domain-containing protein, which translates into the protein MRELTFFLIVLVFLTSCSKKSIDPQYLQEIENHRKQIDSLFRFSPDSPFKRDTSVEFSGLKYFEVNPDFVFKSKLYKYAFPETVIVLGTKGEKRTQIKYGYFQFTYKGKTYKINVYKYPESVIKEGKEYLRNYLAVWFRDLTTGDETYEVGRYLDVEEESSDPNFLYTLDFNKAYNPYCAYTPLYSCAIPRDEDFINLRIEAGEKKYHK
- a CDS encoding nucleoside deaminase, translating into MKQALREAEKAFEKNEVPIGAVVVFEDKIIGRGYNQTISLKDPTAHAEIIAITSAANYLQDYRLEGCKIYVTLEPCPMCAGAIVNARISTLYFSTFDPKAGACGTLFNITNNKSLNHQIKTYSGLLENESKSLLKAFFANLRNLN